Part of the Nitrospirota bacterium genome, TGGAGAGGTGCTGAGAAAGGCTAATAAAAAAATTATCAATCCGGGGATCATTAAGGCTTTTGTTTTCATTTTTCTTTTTCTCCTTTACTACCAACTACGGGCTACTAACTACCGGGCTAATTACCGCCGTCAATGCCTCCAGCCTTGCAATTGTCTTTTCCCTCTCCGTGTATTGTTTCCAGTAGAGCGCTTCATAGTCAATAAGTGATTTAAGTCTTGTTATGACGGTCAGGGCCTCAACTTTTCCGTTAGTGTATTCGGAAATGGCTGATTCAAAATCCTGGTAGGTCTTGGGTATCAAGCCGTTTTTATACAAGTCCATCAGTCTCTCCGAAGACTTGAGCATGGAGTAATTATCTCTTATGCCCGAGGAAAGCATGACTTTTGTGTCGGCAAGCTCATGCTCGGTCTCCTCAAATGACGCCTTCGCCTCAAGCACCGCCTGCCTTTGTTTCGTCTTATAAAAGATCGGGACATTGAACGTAGCGGTCAGGCTCCACATGTCTTCAAAATATTTGTTTTTTGCGAAATAGCCCGCGTTGACCGTGAAATCCGGGTAGTATTCTTTTTCAGCCATGCGGACTTTTGTCTTTGCCCCTTCGAGCATTTTCCCCCTGGCCTTTATGAACGGAGAATTTTCAAAAGCTGTTTCAATAAGTTCATTCATCTCACGGTTGAATAAAGTGGGGGCGGCATCAGACGGCCTTCCGAGCGGTGAATTAATGTCCCTGCCGATTGCGGCATTAAGCATCGCCTCAAGGGACTGTATCTTTTGCTTCAGCATCTCCTCCTGTTCAAGAAGCATATATTTTTCGGTCTGCGCCATTATCACTTCCTGCTGCGGCGCCATCCCGGTTGAATACCTGGCAAGGGCCGCGCTTTCTATCCTTGAAAAAAGCGCTGTCTTGTCCTTGATGAGGTCGATATTCTTGTATGAAAAAAACAGGTCGTAATAAAGTTCTTTGACCCTCTCTATTGTTTTTAAACGGGCTGAGTCCGTCAGGGCCTTCAGGCTTTCCGAGTCCCTTGCAGCCATTTGGCCTTTTAATGAGAGCTTGCCGGGATACGGGAACATCTGCGAGACAGAGAACATCCACATGGAATCCGAGGCCATCTCCTCGTCAAAGGTGTACGGGTCCCTGATTCCGTCATTCTGGTAGCCGAACATGAACATCGGGTCGGGAAGGCTCTCCGCCTGGGGTATCCTGAATCTTGAGGCGGATTCCCTCGCATTCAGCATGAGGACTTCATGATTGTTTTTCAGCGCCTCGTCGATCAGCGGCTGCAGTTGAAGCTCTTCGGCGAAGGCCTCAGGTAGAAGACAGAAGACAGATAACAGAAGACAGACAAAATTGCACACAAAGCAGATTGAGAAATCTGTGCTCTGTCTTCTGCCTTCTGACTTCTGTCTTCTGACTTCTGTTTTACTGTGCATCTACGCTGAATTTGACTTTTGATGTCTTGTCGCCGCGGGTTATCTTTACAACGACATTCCATGAGCCGGACATTGAAAGGTCCATGACCGCCTTATATTTATTTTCCTTCAGCTCAGCATCGGCCTTGTAATCCATAGCGGGCATTCCCGGCATTGCCGGCATGGAGTATTCAACCTTCACCTTTACGTCTGTCACAGGCTTACCTGAAGCGTCTTTGACTTCAATTTCTATATTGTTTTTGCCAACCACCGGTGGATTTTTATCTATCTTGATAGCCACATCAAGATCGCCGGCCTTCTTCGTTACCTCATAATCTTTGGCGTAAGCTATTCCAAAGAGGAACAGTCCTGCCATCATGACCAGCAAAGCTTTTCTAATATGTTTCATTGTGACCTCCTTTTGTTTACATGCCATTAATAGGCACTATTATACCTTGTAAATCTCTATCAATCTACATAAATTATATAGCCGGAAAGTGAATAAAATATGAAATTTACAGTTCTTTTCTGCCTTCGATGGATTTTGAGAGGGTGACCTCATCGGCAAATTCAATGTCTCCGCCGATGGGAAGCCCGTAGGCGATGCGGGATATTTTTACTCCAAGGGGTTTCAGAACCTGGGATATATACTGGGCTGTAGTTTCGCCTTTTGTGTTGGGGTTTGTCGCGATGATGACTTCTGTAATGCCGCCCTGCTTCACCCTTTCAACAAGCTCATTGATCTTGAGCCTGTCCGGGGTTATGCCGTCAATAGGGGAAAGCGCTCCGAGAAGCACATGATACAGCCCATTGAAGATTTTTGTATTTTCAATAACGATGAGGTTGCTCGGTTCTTCGACAACGCAGATCGTGCTTCTGTTCCTCTGCGGGTTTTTACAGATGGAGCATATCTCGTCTTCAGTGATGTTAAAGCAGGTCCGGCAGAAGCGCGCCTTTTTCTTTATTTCAATAATGGCGTTAGCTATCGAGACCGCTTCCTCCTCCGGCATACCCAATATAAAAAAGGAAAGCCGCTGCGCGGTCTTCCTGCCGATACCCGGAAGCTTTGAAAGTTCGTTTATGAGATTTTCAACAACGCCGTTATTCATAATTTAAAAATATGGTCCGCAGATTACACAGATTTTTTTGTCATTGCGGCCTGTCCGCAATCCTTCTTTCAATCACAAAGGCGATAAAGAAAGATTCCCGACAAGCGGGAATGACAGGCAGTGCACTTATTACCTTTCAATAATCTGCGTCATCTGCGAAATCTGTGGATAAAGCCTTACCCGAAGATATTTCCCAGGCCGGGAAGGTTCATGCCGCCTGTAATTTTTTTCATGTCTTCCGACACCAATTGCTGCGCCCCCCGGAGGGCCTCATTCACTGCTGCGACTATAAGGTCCTGAAGCATCTCAATATCGTCGGGGTTTACTACGTCGCGCTCGATCTTCAGGGAAACGATCTCCGTTGCGCCGTTGGCTGTAGCGACAACCATGCCTCCGCCTGCCGACGCCTCATATGTCTTCTTTTTTGATTCCTCCTGGACCCTTCCCATCTCCTCCTGCATCTTCTGCGCCTGCTTCATCAGGTCGCCTATCATCTTCTTATTCATAAGACCTCCGTAATTTACGATTATTTTCAGCCCGCATAATTTATAAACCTGCGGCCCTCTCAGTCACTGTTATCCGCCCCTTTGTCTTCTTCGAGCGATTTAACTTTTACCATGGAACCGTTAAAAATTCTCATCGCGTCCTGCACAATCGGCTCGGAGAAAACCTTTTCCTTCATTTTATTGATATCATTTTTTATTTCTTTCTTGGGCAATGCAAGGATCTTTAATTTAATGCTGTGGCCGCTCAGTTTTTGAAGGATCGGGTTAATAACAGGGGCGCTCTTCCTTATTGAATCCGCAAGCACGGACATCCCCCCGTTGAAGCCGATCGACAGTTCTGCCGTTGTCATATTGATAAGCGTGGCCTCTGCAAGCTTGCAGGCAAGCAGATGGTCCTGCGAATCGAGATGTGCGATCAATTTCTGCCAGAGTTCTTCCTTGTCCGCTGTTACCGTTATGATGTCCGGGGCGGGTTGTTTAACCGGTTCTGTTTTTTTTTCTGCCGGTGGGGCCTCGGAAATTTCGGGTTTAGGGTTTCGGATTTCGGATTTGACCGGTGAGGGACTTTCCTGAGTGTTTTTTAATTTGTCGTGTGCCGGTTGTGGCCCTGATTCCCGTACATAATCCGCACCCTGTGGACCGCTGAGCATTTTCATGACGTCCCCTATGGAAGTCATCCCCTTCACAAAAGAAGTCCTGAGAAGCCCGAGTTCAAGTGTATATCTCGGATTGACGGCGTTCCGGACCTCTCCCTCAAGCCTGAGGAGTTCGGTCAGGAGCAAAGTAAGTTCTTCAATGCTGACACCGGCTGCAAGCCCCCTCAGCCTTTCCGTGTCCTCTCTGGAAAATTCAAAGACGTCTTCAGCATCTTGTGTTATCTTCACGATGGTAATATTTCTGAATTGCTCGACAAGTTCCTTTGCTATCTGCCGCAGGTCGCTGCCCCTGTCAGTGAATTCCTTTATTATCGAAAGGGAGGAGGACGCGTCTCCCTTTAAAATAGCTTCCGAAAGATTGAAGATGACCTCCGCGTCAGGAAGGCCTAAAAGCGTCTGAAGCTCTTTTTCCGTTATGTCGTCGCTGAAAGAGCAGGCCTGATCAAGAAGGGTCAGGGCGTCTCTCATGCTGCCGTCAGCCGCCTTTGCTATCATCTCCAGAGCGGCCTCTTTGATATTTATCTGTTCCGCGTCGGTAATTTTCCCGAGCTGCTCTTTTATCCTGTTTTTGGTGACCCTGCGGAAAGAGTGGTGCTGACACCTGGAGAGAATAGTTGCCGGTATCTTTTTCGGTTCGGTTGTGGCAAAGATGAAGACCACGTGCGGCGGCGGCTCTTCGAGGGTTTTAAGTAGCGCGTTGAAGGCAGGCACGCTCAGCATATGCACTTCATCGATTATATAAATTTTATACTTACCGCCTGAAGGCGCGTATTTCACGGTCTCCCTCAGTTCACGCACCGCGTCAACGCCTGTGTTAGAGGCGCCGTCGATTTCAAACACGTCAACGGAATGGCCTTCGGTTATCGCCTTGCAGCTTTCGCATTGGCCGCATGGGTCGCTGCCGGTCCTTTGCAGACAGTTCAGCGCCTTGGCAAGGATGCGGGCGGAAGATGTTTTGCCAACGCCCCTGGGACCTGAAAACAAATAGGCGTGCACGATCTTCCCGCTTGACAGGGCATTCTTGAAGGTCTTAACAACCGTCTCCTGTCCAACAAGATCGTCAAAATTCTGGGGGCGCCATTTTCTTGCAAGTACAATGTAGCTCATAATTAAGTAGTTGGTCGTTAGGGGTTAGGGATTAGTAAAAAAACTACCGCTCAATCTTTACTACTTCTTTTGCTTCCTTTACTAACCCCCAATCCCTAATCCCCGTCTTTTTTTAAAGCCGGGCCTTCAGGTTATCCTGCGGCACACAGGATAACTGCTTACCGTTGCTTCCTTCCGGACCTGGCGGGATTCACAGCATACTGTTGCACAGGGCCCAAAGACCCGACCCAAAAATAGCTCTCGGCGATCAGCCTTCAGCAATCAGCTAACAGACCATAGCTGAAAGCTGACGGCTGATCGCTGTTCTTTCTGGCGGAGAGGGAGGGAGTCGAACCCTCGAGACGGTATTAGCGTCTACACGATTTCCAGTCGTGCTCCTTCGGCCACTCGGACACCTCTCCAGAAGCTTAAAAAAGCTAAATTAATATTATATATCAAATAGTTGTGCACATGAGGCCAATTTGTCAAAATTGTACAGAATCGCTCGAAATGCCTCTTTTTTGTCATCAATTTGCAGTCAAAATGCATACACAGAGACCTGTTGACTGCAAAAGTCGTGCTCCTAAAATTTAAGGGTATTGATCGCATCGCGTAAATGTTCCGCTATCAGTTTCGTATATATCTCGGTTGTCTTTACAGTGGTGTGTCCAAGAACCTCAGACACTATTTTTAACGGCACCCCCTTCAGCAGCATAAACGTTGCCGAGGTATGCCTCATGTCGTGTAGTTTAACATTTTTCAGTCCTGCATTATCAGCATACTTTCTGAATTTCTTGGATACTTCCTTGGGGTGATAGTAACAGGAAGGAAATACCGGACCTATATGCTTTTTCCGGTAGAAGAGCAGTTCCTTCAAGTTATCTGCAAGGGGAATAATCCTGGTCTTGGTTTTACTCTCCTTAATATGAACCATCCATATGTCGTTGTTTTCCTTGAAATCCTGCCACTGTAGTCTTGCGATCTCAGTCCTGCGTCCTGCGGTGTACAAATAGGTAAGGAGAAGCTCTCTATCTTCCTGTATGCTGATTGCAGACAGCAGCTTTTCGATCTCCTGCTTGTTGCAGGCCCTCGGAAGGCTGTCTTTGAGCTTGATTTGCTTTACATATTCCCATGGGGTCTTATCAATATACTCCCATTCAACTGCCTTTTTAAAAGCTGCCTTAAGGTGCCTTATAGCGATGTTGATGGTGGTGGGTTTCAGGGTATTTCCCCTGAGATGATTAATAAATTCCTCGCATTGTTTTCTGGTAATAGAATTGATCAGTGTAGCACCACCGAGGAAATCAGTCAATTTGTCAAAAGATTCTTTGTCTAACCTTGTAGTATTCGATGCCTTGTTTTCTTCTCTATGTGCTATATATTCTTTTGAGAAATCAGCAACAGAGCTATATGATTTTCGCTCCAACTGGATCAGTCTGCCGAGCAGAGCCTCTTTCTCTATCTGTTTAAGGAGCCTTTGGGCAAGAAGCTTGTCTTTTGTTTTCAGGCTCTTTGCTTGTCCTCGCCTGATTTCTACATAGTAGGTTCCATTTTTTCTTTTGAAAAGTCTCATGACAGGAAATTTTATTATATTCATCTTACAAATCGCAATGTTGACAAATGGATTTTTACCGGGTCTTGGAGCATGAAACTATCAATGCTTTCACGGTCAATATACCATTTGCCTCCGAGTCGTTTGGCATATATGCAGCCATCTTTTTTTATATACTCCATAAGAGTGTTTTTCGACATCGAGGTGTAGGCGCAAGCGGCTTTTACGTCCATCCAGCGGGGGTAGCTGTTCTGACCGGAAAGATTAATAACCCGGCGCACAAGCTCTTTAAGCTCGTGGACGTCACAGCACAATTCTTTTTGATCCATCTGTTATGTATTACTTCTGGGAAGAATCCGGGGATGTTGGGCTGGAAGGATCGGGATATAGAAGTTATTGAATAAGAAGATGCCGGTTTCTTGTAAAAACCAGATATTCTATCAGCTCTACGTTTTGCAACAAAGGCCGTGCTGGTTTTCTCAAAATTACAAATTTATTACTTCGAAGTAGGCAAGATAACCGAGGACAAGAAGTTCCTTAATTTCTGAGTTTCAGGCGCAAATTAAGCTGTAATATCAATACATTCCAAACATTATGCGCTGCTGGATGGCTCAAACATCATACTCAGTTAATAACCCGGCAAGGATTTCATCGACAACGTCACTTATCGGTTTCTTCCATTGGAGGTAAGGATTGTCCGATAATTTTTTCTTTACGGTTGCTTTTAATTCCTCAAGTCTGAGTTTTTCTTTAAACTTTGGGAATATCTGTTTCAGAATTTCCTCTGTGCGTTCTTCAATCTTTGCCTCCCTGATAAGTTTGTCTCTGACCTTATCCTTTATCTTCTGTTCACCTTTGCTTTCAAACTCATTGGACAAGATATGATCTGGTGGAATAAGCTTGCCGTTTGCATAATCCTCCATCTTTTTATCCAGCCACTTAATAAAGGTAGGGGTATCCATTGCGTTTAACTCAATCCGGTTGGATTTGTACCATTTCTGCCATCGAACGGATACATAATCCGCACAGTTCTTTGGCTGCTTTTTCTTTAGCGTTTCAACCTGAAGTCCCATGTCAAGACCTTCTTCTGCTTCTAATCCCAAATTTACAACTCTGACTTTTCGTTGGGGCCTTATCCTTGTTGCTTCAACAAGGGATTGATAAATGAGCGTTCCGTCAATATCCGCATCATGGATACAGAAAAAAAGAAGCTCTTCATCACTCTCCCCGATCAAATCCAATACATCTCTCGCAGCTCCGGTTGAGTAGCCTTTACTTGTCAGTAAAGCGCAATCATGCTTTTCAGGCCATTTTGCGCTCTTTAATATTTCAATAAAACCTTCCTTTTCACAGTAAATGATTTTGTTAAAGGTCCATTCAGGCGTTTTATAGTTTTCGACACTTAAGGTGCCCAGCGTGATGGTTTCCTTAAGATGCGGATGATACAGAACACCCCGGTCGTCTCTGTAAATATTCCGTAACTCAGAACCTTTCTCAGCCTCATGCCCGGTTATTATTTTTATGAAGTTTTTATACGTCAGATCTTTCCCCAATTCTCTGTTTACTATTGCTCTGGCAACGTAATAAATCTGCCTTTGAGAATATCTGTAGAGATAGTTATCGCTCGATTTAATCATTGCAACATCGAGATTATCCAGCACTACTTGTTTTTGAGATATTTTCTTTTGCTTGGGGTTGCTTTGCTTGGACTTTGATTTTTTTATAGCGGCTGTAATTGCTGCTCCGATCTTATCGTTCAGAGCGGAAAAGTCCGGCGCCTTACTGTCAGAAGTGATAGGCATATAGGGGGTTATTACATTTACCAATATCTCTTTTGGTGTTTTTACATTTGCCCTGCAGTCAATCCCGCAGCCAAACAGCCAAACATCCTGAGGATACACATGAGTGTTGACATTCCCGGTTACAGGAGTCCTGTTCACACAAAAGGTTGAACGAAACTTATCAGAGTTTTTTACCCATACCTCAAGAACATAAGGCACGATAGGCTGTGACATTTGCTCCTCTAATCTTATTTCAAAGTTGCCGTGAGTTTTATGATAAACATCAAAGCCTTCGATATCGCCGACAAGCCCTAATCTCTCGGTACTAACCGGCTTTGCCAGCTTTCTCATCCTGAGCTGCAATCTCTCGATATCCACTCTGTTTAACTTTTTGACTTTCTTTACGTTGAATTCTTCAGCAATCTTCCATTTGATATCCCCTGAGAGGGAATCAAACTCTTCAACGAATCTTGCAACCGTCAAGTCATCAGGAGACGACTTGACCAGTTCGTAGAAAAAGTCGAAATCATACCAATGAGGGGAAGTCTTGCCTTTATATCTATTGCCTCTGTTTAATTGAATCGCTTTATTGCTCCATTCAAAGACGTTGTTCAGATTAAAATTCGGAAGTGTCACTTCAATCCGGGTTCCGGTTTTATTATAATTTCCGGTCTGCCTGTAAAGGGTTTCACCGGCATCAAACTGCGGGAATAATTGAAGGCATCTTCCTCTCGTCATGACTTTTAAAGTGCCTTCGCTTACCAACACTGAAGCTGCTATTACTCTTGATCCATTGCCGACCGCGCCCCGTGTCGGCATCCTGTAATATTTTGTTGACCGTAATGGCCGATTGATTGAAAAGAGACTTGCTATTTCTTCATCAGTTCCGGAAATCCCTTTGCCGTAATCCTCAACAAAGAATCCATTCCCTTCCAATAAGCCGGTCTCGCAGTGTGAACTTGCATCTAATGCGTTGTCTGTCAGTTCTTTTGCGACTAACTTCGGTAATAGGTGGATATCAACCCCTATAACCTGCTTCAATCCTTGTAACGTTCTGAAAAGGGTCCAATGTTCTCTTTCATGAAAACTTGGGGCCATATTATTTACTTCTCCTGTTGGTAATCAGATTCAAGATGGCCATTGAACATCCTGTAATAAAATATCGGTTGTTTTTGCCGCTTAATTAAGTGAAGCCTTCTGCTCCTCGTTTAGAATGTTTTTATCGGTCGAATGCGTTTGCAAAGACAGTACCTAAATCGGGTGGTAAATCCGGGTCAGATGCCTGACCTGCATTTGTCTTCTGCTTACCATTAATCATATTTGCCACAGCCGGATTTTTATCAGTCCTGTTGTCTGCTGACGACAACTTCCCAAGGACATTGCAGTAGTGAAATGCCGCCATTTTCAGGTATGCGCTTCTGTTCTTAACGTCTTCGAGAATTTTCATTAGCTCGGCTTCAGCCGGATTCTTTGAATTCAGTGTCACTTTGATAATCATTTTCCCATTCATGACCTCCTGTCTATTTACTGCTGTATTACTTTCAGATGGTTCCGAATGAGATACCATGTGGTTTCCGATCCTGCAGAAAATGCTTAATCAAACGTCTTCGGTTACCGGCTGGTACTTAAACGGTTGCAATCCAAATAAAAAAGCCCAGAGGTAAAACTATGCCTCCGGGCTAATCCAAACTTTATATATCTTCCTGCGGGTATTTAGACGCAGGTCGGCCTTTATTAAAGCAACCTGATGTTTGCGGGCCTGTTTTGCTGTCCACAAGGCAAGTCGCTTTTTTTGTTCTACAATACCGCTGAAAGCTGGTATGCCGTTGATCAAATTAAAAGTCTTGATAATGTCCCACCTGTTTTTTGTTTTCACAACATCTGCCATTACTGCCTTAAAGCCTGCATAAGTCTCTTTCGTAAAACGAACAGAGCAGACTTCGTTATTGACGTATATGACGAGCGAAATATTATCGCTCACCTTTACCGTCATTGGCTTCTCGCAAACATCCGAAAACCTGTCATCATACAGCACATGATCCGTAGAGCCATGCGTATGCATGATGATAGCAGTAGATTCATATCTCAGATAGAAGAAATTTGCGACGCGTTTTTCTTTCAGCCTGCACCGCTGGAACTTGGACTTTTCCGTCTCGTATTTCCTGATCAGCTTCCGGTCAATTCCCAGCCATTTGTCGCGCTTCCTTTCGGGCAGATCTGTAACGTGATAGAACAGGTACCCTCGTCCGATCAAGTACACTATCTCCTGAATGAATCCCTGCCAGCTCCCTGTTAGATAGTTATAAGCCATAAAATTACCTCCCGGTTTTTTATTAAGCTCGGCCTCCCGGCCAGCAGCTTTCCTAATTGATATCACTTAAATAGCAGCATCAATAAGTAAAGCCACTCCCAAAAAGGTTCAGCAAGGTGTAGTCTTTTACGCGCCGTATTAAACGGGATGTCATTCCCGTCCGGCATCGGGTCACCACTGCCTTGCAGTGACCCTCAACGCTATTCAACTACGCTCCTGATCCTCGCACGATTTCTCGCCGTTCGGACCGTGCCGCCTTAGATAATTGTGTTAAGGAAATGGTCAGGTCGCTCACTTCGACGGTTGTGTGCATATGCACGACCCCGAATATGGAAGCAGGTCCTTACTCGCTCCAGAGGAGTTTTCGGATACCCGTCGAAGATCAAAGCAGTTCGGCCTCGCCTCTCCATTTCCTTTTACCCGGTCGCATCCTCCTGAAACGGATAGGATGCTTTCCCGCCAGGCATCATTGGCGGACTTTAAGGGTTCAGCTATACACCAACCGGAATTACTTCCAGTCAGTTCCCCCTCCGGGTCAGGTGTTACGTCATTACTGACGTCCCACTGGATGGATTTTCACCACTTCACAATTACCGTACCTTTCCCCTGAATGGCCGGGGAAAGATGATGTCGGCGTCGCCCATACTCAGCAAGGCAGTGGGTAGAAGACATCTTACAGCCAGCCCCCGTTACCACCGGACAAGCACGTCTCCATGCATCCGGCGATGCCTTATGTATCTGCATCACATGTGACTGTGTGAGTAGCTATACATAACCCTTCTCCTCTGCTGAATATTCAAAGTGAAGAGCCGCTGAACTTTCTTGGAAAAAAACTATCCTTTTGGATTTGATGTGGGAATGAAACAAAAGAAAATACTCGCTTTTGAAATCCTTTAATTTTCAATCGGTTTTCCCCTGCGCAACTTCCATATAGAATATGGGCGTATAGCAGAGCAAAAAAAATAATCAGGGTGCAAAACCCGTCTTGGAATCCGCTTCACCAGCGGAGATAAGGTAAGTGCCGGATGTCCCGCGCGTAACCCAGCAATTAGAAGTTCGACTATCGGGGTTGTCTACTCGAAGTTAATAGTTGTCTGTATATTACCTTTTGATTGTCTGAATATGGTTCTGAATTCATAATTCACCAGTGCTGTTATCTTTACCAGCATCATTTAGCTGCCCATGTTACGGGTAAGAGCATGTCTTTTTTCCCCATTTTGTGGCCATACAATAAATCCGACTGTTCGAAAGACATTTGACAGTTAAAAAGTAATACAGCTATATGATAAAAGAGGTCAAAATATGAAAGAAGAAACATCGCTTTCCGATTCTGTGAAACTGATCTTGGGCTGCTATATTTACCCATACCGCGACATTTACGAGTTTCAAAACGCACTTGATATCGTTGCGGAACTTATAAAGCTGCTTGAGAAATACGGGGATTGCCCTTCTGTTGTGGCTACAGGGAGCGGTCCTGAGGCGGATACTTCACCAGCGGTAAAAGACAGACTTGCTGGCGTCACCCTCAGGGAGCATTCCTATGGAGTGACATTGAATATGGTCAAGGCCCTTAAGAAGAGTATTACGGACTATGAAATGCACATGCCGAAGGCGGTAATCACCGGCCTCGCTCATGACATAGGAAAGATTCCCCATTTAATCTCGAATTCAGCCGGTGAGGTGTATGAACATCAGATAATTAGCGCCCGGTGGCTTGAGGGAATGTTTTATGGGAAAAATCAAACCCTCGCAAGCCAAGTGATAAACGCAGTAGGGAACCATCACATATGCCTGAGGAATGATTTGGCCTGCATGTTGAAAAAAGCTGATCAGGAAGCACGGCAATCAGAACTTGTGAGATTCTCACGGAATCCCAGGATAGCGTCCCTGGATACATGGTTTAGCATAGAGGATTTTTACTGGAGGATAAGGCCATATATCAATTTTCCAAAGTCAAACTGGCAGGCATTTACATTCAGGGACCTTGTCTACTGCAAACCACAATTGATTTATGAAACAGCAAAGGCCCTCTGCGAAGAGGCAAATATTATTGACCCGCTATTTCGGAGCAAGTTGTCATATGATAGAGCGTTGCACGGGATTATTAGTTTCCTCAGGAATTATGATTTTATTCCCGATCTGTTCGAAAAAGGGAAACCCCGGAGACTTTATGCAATCAAAACCGAATTGGGCTCAACTCACAAAACATATTTGATCCCTCTCAAACCAGTCGGCTTTTATCGATGGAATGAAATTGAAAGGAAAAAGACAGAGTTCTTTTTAAGAGATGTTAAATCTGTGTATCCGACCGGGAAAGGCGATTGAAGTAATTCGCTTATTTTCCAAAAAAGTTAAGGTTCCCGATTTGGTCGCAGGCTGTCACAAAAGCAGGAACCCCTGGTTCCTAATCTTGTTGCACGATGTTACAAAAGCAGGAACCTTGGTTCCATTTATTGTTTCACGTGTCACAAAATATAGAACCTGTGTTCCATTTATCGTTGCATATATTGCAAAACATGGAACTTGACTTCCCGCTTTTGTCGCATGTGCTAAAAAAGCGGGAAGTTAGATGAGGACATTTTGGCACATATTTTGGCCAGATGTATTTATTTCATAGCACATCACACTAAAAAAACAACCTTATAAGCCACCTGCAGC contains:
- a CDS encoding TolC family protein, which gives rise to MHSKTEVRRQKSEGRRQSTDFSICFVCNFVCLLLSVFCLLPEAFAEELQLQPLIDEALKNNHEVLMLNARESASRFRIPQAESLPDPMFMFGYQNDGIRDPYTFDEEMASDSMWMFSVSQMFPYPGKLSLKGQMAARDSESLKALTDSARLKTIERVKELYYDLFFSYKNIDLIKDKTALFSRIESAALARYSTGMAPQQEVIMAQTEKYMLLEQEEMLKQKIQSLEAMLNAAIGRDINSPLGRPSDAAPTLFNREMNELIETAFENSPFIKARGKMLEGAKTKVRMAEKEYYPDFTVNAGYFAKNKYFEDMWSLTATFNVPIFYKTKQRQAVLEAKASFEETEHELADTKVMLSSGIRDNYSMLKSSERLMDLYKNGLIPKTYQDFESAISEYTNGKVEALTVITRLKSLIDYEALYWKQYTEREKTIARLEALTAVISPVVSSP
- a CDS encoding HD domain-containing protein, producing MKEETSLSDSVKLILGCYIYPYRDIYEFQNALDIVAELIKLLEKYGDCPSVVATGSGPEADTSPAVKDRLAGVTLREHSYGVTLNMVKALKKSITDYEMHMPKAVITGLAHDIGKIPHLISNSAGEVYEHQIISARWLEGMFYGKNQTLASQVINAVGNHHICLRNDLACMLKKADQEARQSELVRFSRNPRIASLDTWFSIEDFYWRIRPYINFPKSNWQAFTFRDLVYCKPQLIYETAKALCEEANIIDPLFRSKLSYDRALHGIISFLRNYDFIPDLFEKGKPRRLYAIKTELGSTHKTYLIPLKPVGFYRWNEIERKKTEFFLRDVKSVYPTGKGD
- a CDS encoding tyrosine-type recombinase/integrase is translated as MNIIKFPVMRLFKRKNGTYYVEIRRGQAKSLKTKDKLLAQRLLKQIEKEALLGRLIQLERKSYSSVADFSKEYIAHREENKASNTTRLDKESFDKLTDFLGGATLINSITRKQCEEFINHLRGNTLKPTTINIAIRHLKAAFKKAVEWEYIDKTPWEYVKQIKLKDSLPRACNKQEIEKLLSAISIQEDRELLLTYLYTAGRRTEIARLQWQDFKENNDIWMVHIKESKTKTRIIPLADNLKELLFYRKKHIGPVFPSCYYHPKEVSKKFRKYADNAGLKNVKLHDMRHTSATFMLLKGVPLKIVSEVLGHTTVKTTEIYTKLIAEHLRDAINTLKF
- a CDS encoding helix-turn-helix domain-containing protein produces the protein MDQKELCCDVHELKELVRRVINLSGQNSYPRWMDVKAACAYTSMSKNTLMEYIKKDGCIYAKRLGGKWYIDRESIDSFMLQDPVKIHLSTLRFVR
- the recR gene encoding recombination protein RecR produces the protein MNNGVVENLINELSKLPGIGRKTAQRLSFFILGMPEEEAVSIANAIIEIKKKARFCRTCFNITEDEICSICKNPQRNRSTICVVEEPSNLIVIENTKIFNGLYHVLLGALSPIDGITPDRLKINELVERVKQGGITEVIIATNPNTKGETTAQYISQVLKPLGVKISRIAYGLPIGGDIEFADEVTLSKSIEGRKEL
- the dnaX gene encoding DNA polymerase III subunit gamma/tau; translated protein: MSYIVLARKWRPQNFDDLVGQETVVKTFKNALSSGKIVHAYLFSGPRGVGKTSSARILAKALNCLQRTGSDPCGQCESCKAITEGHSVDVFEIDGASNTGVDAVRELRETVKYAPSGGKYKIYIIDEVHMLSVPAFNALLKTLEEPPPHVVFIFATTEPKKIPATILSRCQHHSFRRVTKNRIKEQLGKITDAEQINIKEAALEMIAKAADGSMRDALTLLDQACSFSDDITEKELQTLLGLPDAEVIFNLSEAILKGDASSSLSIIKEFTDRGSDLRQIAKELVEQFRNITIVKITQDAEDVFEFSREDTERLRGLAAGVSIEELTLLLTELLRLEGEVRNAVNPRYTLELGLLRTSFVKGMTSIGDVMKMLSGPQGADYVRESGPQPAHDKLKNTQESPSPVKSEIRNPKPEISEAPPAEKKTEPVKQPAPDIITVTADKEELWQKLIAHLDSQDHLLACKLAEATLINMTTAELSIGFNGGMSVLADSIRKSAPVINPILQKLSGHSIKLKILALPKKEIKNDINKMKEKVFSEPIVQDAMRIFNGSMVKVKSLEEDKGADNSD
- a CDS encoding YbaB/EbfC family nucleoid-associated protein; translated protein: MNKKMIGDLMKQAQKMQEEMGRVQEESKKKTYEASAGGGMVVATANGATEIVSLKIERDVVNPDDIEMLQDLIVAAVNEALRGAQQLVSEDMKKITGGMNLPGLGNIFG
- a CDS encoding FixH family protein; the protein is MKHIRKALLVMMAGLFLFGIAYAKDYEVTKKAGDLDVAIKIDKNPPVVGKNNIEIEVKDASGKPVTDVKVKVEYSMPAMPGMPAMDYKADAELKENKYKAVMDLSMSGSWNVVVKITRGDKTSKVKFSVDAQ